Genomic segment of Streptomyces sp. NBC_01210:
CCTTGGGGTCGGCCATCAGCTCGTCGGCGAGGGCCTGGTCCTCCTGCGGCGTCGCGCCGCGCGGCCTGGTGCCCGCGATCGGATGCACCATGGCCCGCCCGTCCTCGACCTTGACCAGAGCCTCCGGGCTGGAGCCGACGACATCGAAGCCGTGGAAGCGGAAGAGGTACATGTACGGCGACGGGTTGGTGGCCCTGAGCACCCGGTAGACATCCAACGCGCTTGCGTGGCAAGGCGTTTCGAACCGCTGCGACGGTACGACCTGGAAGGCCTCGCCCGCCCTGATCCGTTCCTTGATGTCCTCGACGGCGTCCTGGTAGTCCTTGCCGCCCCAGAGCGCGGAGAACTCCGGCAGCTCGGAGGGCGGCAGCGCGGCGGGCGCGGAGGCCAGCGGACGCGCGAGGTCCGACTCCATGGCGTCGAGGCGTGCGACTGCGTCCGCGTACGCCTCGTCGACGCCGGTGTCGAGGTCGTTGTGGTTGATGGCGTTGGCGATCAGCAGGACGGTGCCGTCCCAGTGGTCGAGCACCGCGAGGTCCGAGGTGAGCAGCATGGTCAGCTCGGGAAGCCGCAGGTCGTCGCGCTCGCCGGGCCCGATCTTCTCCAGCCTGCGCACGACGTCGTAGCCGAGATAGCCGACCATGCCGCCGGTGAAGGGCGGCATGCCGGAGGCGAGGTCCTTCGGCGTGTGCAGCGTCTCGACGGTGGTGCGCAGGGCCTGGAGCGGGTCGCCTTCGACCGGGACGCCGACGGGCGGGGTGCCGAGCCAGTGCGCCTGGCCCTCGCGCTCGGTGAGGGTGGCGGCGCTGCGTACGCCGATGAAGGAGTACCGGGACCAGGAGCGCCCGTTCTCGGCGGACTCCAGCAGGAAGGTGCCCTCACGTTCGGCGGCGAGCTTGCGGTAGAGCCCGACCGGGGTGTCGCCGTCCGCGAGGAGCTTGCGGCTGACGGGGATGACACGGCGGTCGGCGGCGAGCTTGCGGAAGGTGTCGAGATCCATGGCGCCCGACCCTACTGGCCCAGAGGAAGGACGTCGGCGTCGAAGCAGGTGCGGTCCCCGGTGTGGCAGGCGGCCCCCACCTGGTCGACCTTGACGAGCACCGCGTCGGCGTCGCAGTCCAGGGCGACGGACTTGACGTGCTGGACATGGCCGGAGGTGTCGCCCTTGACCCAGTACTCCTGGCGGCTGCGGGACCAGTAGGTGCAGCGGCCGGTGGTCAGGGTGCGGTGCAGGGCCTCGTCGTCCATCCACCCGAGCATCAGCACCTCGCCGGTGTCGTACTGCTGCGCGATGGCCGGAACCAGGCCGTCGGCGCTGCGCTTGAGGCGGGCGGCGACGGCGGGATCGAGGGAACCTGTGGGGACACTGCTGGTCATACGGCCATTGTGCCGTGTCCGCCGGGGTCGCCGGGCGGTGCGTCCACTGGGCGGACCCGGTGCCGCGGCCGTACGCTGGCAGTCATGTCGACCCATGCAAGGCGTGAACGGCTTCTGCTCGCCGACCTGTTGGAGGCGGCGGGCCCCGAGGCCCCGACCCTGTGCGACGGCTGGAACACCCGGCAGCTCGCCGCCCACGTGGTGGTCCGCGAGCGGCGGGTGGACGCGGCGGGCGGGATCGTGCTGAGCGCGCTCAAGAGCCGCCTCGACCGGGTGCAGGCGGAGTTCGCCGAGAAGCCGTACGAGGAGCTGATCCAGCTGATCCGTACGGGACCGCCGCGGATGTCCCCGTACGCGATCAAGCAGATCGACGAGGCCGCGAACACCGTCGAGTTCTTCGTCCACGCCGAGGATGTACGGCGGGCGCGGCCGGACTGGACGCCGCGCGAACCGGACCGGATCTTCGAGAACGTCCTGTGGTCACGGCTGGAGAAGGCGTCCCGGCTGCTGGGCCGCAGGTCCCCGGTCGGGCTGGTGCTGCGCCGTTCGAACGGCCAGACGGCGGTCGGTCACCGCGGCACCCCGGTGGTGACGGTGACCGGGGAGCCGAGCGAGCTGACGATCTTCATGTTCGGGCGGCAGGAAGCGGCGCAGGTGGACCTCGAGGGCGACAAGGACGCGATCACCCGGCTGCACGAGGCCAAGCTGGGGCTGTAGGCCGGCGGCGCCTGAGCGTGCCGGACCGCCGGCGGCTCAGCGCGGCAGCTCGGCGCTGCGCAGCCCCTTGGAGCACACTCCGTGGACCGCCCCGAGGGCACGGACGGCCACGCTGACGGTGAGACCGGCACGGTGCCCCACAGGCCGACCGGCCGCGCCCGTCACCGGGTGGCTGAGCGGCGCGGCGCCGAGGCTGAAGAACGTCGAGACCGAGGTGACCCGGCCGGGGGAGGCCGGATCGGTCCGGGTCTGCACGAGGGCGTTGCACAGCGCGCCGCTCAGCCCCGCGAGCAGTCCGATCACCACGGCGACACCGACCGCGGCGGCGATGTGCGCCACCACGGCGAGAGCGGCGATCGCCCCGGCGCCGACGATCAGCCCGAGTCCCTGGACGATTCCGGCGTGCGCGATCCGGCCCCGTACCGGTCTCCTCGGCGGTCAGCCGCGGCAGATATGCACAGCTGAAGTCGGTCCCGCGCCATCCGGCCCCGGGCGGGCTGCGCGTCGAGGCAGCGGCGGTAGGGCTCGACACGCTGCTCCAAGGACATCCGGGTGACGGCCGCACGGGTGTGGCGATCTTCTCGGGTGCGTCCTGGAAGTCCTCGTCGCGGATGCTCAGGCCGTCGGAGGCGACCTGCCGCCAGCGCCACGACCGTCCTTGCTCTGCCGCTCGGCCGCTCGGCCGCTCGGCCGCCTCGGCCGCCTCGGCCGCTCGGCCGTCTCGGCCGCTCTGCCGGGCCAGGGGGCCAGAGGTCACCAGCGCACGGGCAGCTTCCGTACGCCCCTGATCAGCATTCCGGGCATCCATGGCAGCCCGGCCTCGTCGGCGTCCGGCGCGATGTCCGGGCAGCGCTCCAACAGTGTGCGGATCGCGATACGTCCCTCGAGCCGGGCCAGCGGCGCGCCCAGGCAGTAGTGGAGGCCGTGGCCGAAGGCGATGTGGCCGCGGGCGTCCCGGCGGATGTCGAACCGGTCCGGGTCCTTGAAGCGCTCCGGGTCGCGGTCGGCGTCGGCCATGGCGATCAGGACGGTGGAGCCCGCCGGGATGACCGCACCGCCCATCTCCACGTCCTCCAGGGCGAGGCGATCGGTGCAGGTCTCGACCGGTCCGTCGTAGCGGAGCATCTCCTCGACCGCCCCGTCGAGCAGACCGAAGTCGGCGCGCAGGGCGGCGAGTTGGCCTGGGTGCGCGAAGAGGGCCCGCATGCCGTTGCCGATCAGATTGACCGTGGTCTCGTGACCGGCGATCAGCAGCAGTACGGACATGCCGATCAGCTCGCGCGGCGAGAGCCGGTCGCCGCCCTCGTCCACTGCGTGGATCATCGCGCTGAGCAGGTCCTGGCCGGGCGCGGCCCGCTTGGCCGCGATCAGCTCGCCGAGGTACGCCGGCACCTCCTCGTACGCACGGGCCTCGGCCTCCGGGCTGGTGCGCGCGACCATCTCGTTGGACCAGCCTCGGAAGGCGTCCCGGTCCAGCTCGGGCACGCCGAGCAGTTCGCAGATGACGGTCATCGGCAGCGGGAAGGCGAAGGAGTCGATCAGATCGGCCCGCCGCTCCTCTTCCGCCAGCATCGCGTCGAGCAGTCCGTCGGTGATCTGCTGGATGCGCGGGGCCAGGGTGTCGATACGGCGCGGGGTGAACTCCCGGGCGACCAGTCGGCGTAATCGTGTGTGGTCCGGCGGGTCCGACATCAACATGTGCGCGAGGGCGGGCTGGTCCTGATCGGTGTTGATGATCTGGCCGATGCTTCCGGACTTCATCCAGGCCCGGCTGAGCCGCGGGTCGGTGAAGGCGGCGCGGCAGGCGTCATGTCCGACGACGAGCCAGAACTCCTCGCCGTCCGGGGCGCGTACCTGGTGGACGGGGCCATCGGCGCGCAGCCGGGCGTAGACGGGATAGGGATCGCGAACAAAATCCGGGCTGAGCTCGAGCAGATCGACGATGGGCCGGGCCGCCATGCCGTTCCCCCGTTCCTAGGGTCGAACGCCACGCTACCCGGCCCGTCTCCCAACGAACGCCAGTTTCAGGTCAGTTGTTCACGATGGTCAGCGGACGGGGTGGCCCGCCTCGCGGAGGGTGTCCTTGACCTGGGAGATCCGCAGATCGCCGAAGTGGAAGACCGAGGCAGCCAGGACCGCGTCCGCGCCCGCCGCGATGGCCGGCGGGAAGTCGGAGAGCTTGCCGGCGCCGCCGGAGGCGATGACCGGGACGGTGACGTGCTTCCGTACCGCGGCGATCATCTCCGTGTCGTAGCCGTCCTTCGTGCCGTCCGCGTCCATCGAGTTGAGCAGAATCTCACCCGCGCCCAACTCGGCGGCCCGGTGCGCCCATTCGACGGCGTCGATGCCGGTGCCCTTGCGGCCGCCGTGCGTGGTGACCTCGAAGGAACCTTCGGGAGTACGACGGGCGTCGACCGACAGGACCAGTACCTGGCGGCCGAAGCGCTCGGCGATCTCGCGGATCAGCTCGGGACGGGCGATCGCCGCGGTGTTCACGCCCACCTTGTCGGCGCCGGCCCGCAGCAGCTTGTCGACGTCGTCGGCGCTGCGCACGCCGCCGCCCACGGTCAGCGGGATGAAGACCTGCTCGGCGGTGCGGCGCACCACGTCGTAGGTCGTCTCACGGTTGCCGGAGGAGGCCGTGATGTCGAGGAAGGTCAGTTCGTCGGCGCCTTCGGCGTCGTACAGCTTGGCCATCTCCACGGGGTCGCCCGCGTCGCGCAGATTCTGGAAGTTGACGCCCTTGACGACCCGGCCGTTGTCCACGTCCAGGCAGGGGATCACTCGGACCGAGAGAGTCATCCGGCACCTCCTCGGTACGCCTCGACCTCGACCTCGACGACCAGGCTCGGGTCGACGAAGCCGGAGATGATGAGCATCGACGCGGCCGGGCGGACCGTGTCGAACAGCTCCTTGTGGGCACGGCCGACCTCGTCCACGTCCCGGGCGTGGGAGAGGTACATCCGCGTACGCACCACATCCTCCCGGCCCAGGCCGAGTTCCTTCAGGGCGTCGAAGGCGACACCGAACGCGGTGACCGTCTGGTCGTAGGGGCCGCCCGCGGCGATCTCGCCGCCGGCGACCGAGGTGCAGCCGGAGACCAGGACCAGGCCATTCGGCAGCTCGACCGCGCGGGAGTAGCCGAAGGCGTCCTCCCACGGTCCGTCGGAGCCGATGCGCCGTACGGCAGGGGAATCGGAGAAGGAATCGGTCATTCCGACACCGCCGCGAGGGCCTCTTCCAGGGTGAACGCCTCGGCGTACAGCGCCTTGCCGACGATCGCGCCCTCGACGCCCTCGGGGACGAGCGAGGAGATCGCCCGCAGATCGTCGAGTGAGGAGACGCCGCCGGAGGCGACGACGGGCTTGTCGGTCGCCGCGCAGACATTGCGCAGCAGCTCCAGGTTGGGCCCCTGGAGGGTGCCGTCCTTGGCGATGTCGGTGACGACGTAGCGGGCGCAGCCCTCGGAGTCGAGGCGGGCGAGCGTCTCGTAGAGGTCGCCGCCGTCGCGGGTCCAGCCGCGGCCGCGCAGCGTCGTACCGCGTACGTCGAGGCCGACCGCGATCTTGTCACCGTGCTCGGCGATGACCTTGGCGACCCACTCGGGGGTCTCCAGCGCGGCGGTGCCCAGGTTGACCCGGGTGCAGCCGGTGGCCAGCGCGGCCGCGAGCGAGGCGTCGTCGCGGATGCCGCCCGACAGCTCGACCTTGATGTCCATGGCGCCGGCGACCTCGGCGATCAGCGCGCGGTTGTCGCCGGTGCCGAAGGCCGCGTCCAGGTCGACGAGATGCAGCCACTCGGCGCCCGATCGCTGCCAGGTCAGAGCGGCTTCGAGCGGAGAGCCGTACGAGGTCTCCGAACCGGACTCGCCATGGACGAGGCGTACGGCCTGGCCGTCGCGGACGTCGACTGCGGGGAGGAGTTCAAGCTTCGGCATTACAGCGTCTCAATCCAGTTGGTCAGCAGCTGGGCGCCGGCGTCGCCGGACTTCTCGGGGTGGAACTGGGTGGCCCACAGCGCGCTGTTCTCCACGGCGGCGACAAAGCGCTCGCCGTGCGTGGCCCAGGTGACCTGGGGCGCGCGGATGGCGGGGTTGGTGACCTCCAGGTCCCATTCGTGCACGGCGTAGGAGTGCACGAAGTAGAACCGGGCGTCGGCGTCGACTCCGGCGAAGAGCCGGCTGTCGGCGGCCGCCTCGACGGTGTTCCAGCCCATATGGGGCACGATCGGGGCCTTCAGCGGGCCGACCGTGCCGGGCCACTCGTCGAGGCCCTCGGTCTCGACGCCGTGCTCGATGCCGCGTGCGAAGAGGATCTGCATGCCGACGCAGATGCCCATGACGGGCCGGCCGCCGGAGAGCCTGCGGTCGATGATCCACTCGCCACGGGCCTTCCTGAGGCCGTCCATGCAGGCGGAGAAGGCTCCGACGCCGGGGACGAGGAGCCCGTCGGCGTTCATGGCCTTGTCGTAGTCACGGGTGATCTCGACGTCCGCGCCGACCCGGGCGAGGGCTCGCTCGGCCGAGCGGACATTGCCGAATCCGTAGTCGAAGACGACGACCTTCTTGGGCACGGTCATTCCCAGATCCCCTGAATCCGCAGGACACCGGCGACCAGGCACATCGCGGAGGCGATACCGAGAAGCCCGATCAGGCCCATGGGCATCTTCTGCTTGGAGAAGGAGTACACACCGCCGGCGAGGAAGAGACCGACGACGATCAGGATGGTGGAGAGGCCGGTCATGAGTTTAGAGGGCGCCCTTCGTGGAGGGGAGGATGCCGGCGGCGCGCGGGTCGCGCTCACAGGCGTAACGCAGGGCGCGGGCCAGCGCCTTGAACTGGCACTCCACGATGTGGTGCGCGTTGCGGCCGTACGGGACGTGGACGTGCAGCGCGATCTGGGCCTGCGCGACGAAGGACTCCAGGATGTGCCGGGTCATCGTCGTGTCGTACGAGCCGATCATCGGCGCCATGTTCTCGGGCTCGGTGTGCACGAGGTACGGACGTCCGGAGAGGTCCACGGTGACCTGGGCGAGCGACTCGTCCAGCGGCACGGTGCAGTTGCCGAAGCGGTAGATGCCGACCTTGTCGCCGAGCGCCTGCTTGAAGGCGGCGCCGATCGCGAGGGCCGTGTCCTCGATGGTGTGGTGCGAGTCGATGTGCAGATCGCCCTCGGTCTTCACGGTGAGGTCGAACAGGCCGTGGCGGCCGAGCTGGTCGAGCATGTGGTCGTAGAAGCCGACCCCGGTCGACACATCGACCTTTCCGTGGCCGTCGAGGTCGATCTCGACAACGACGGACGTCTCCTTGGTGGTGCGTTCGACCCGTCCTACGCGGCTCATGCGCTCTGCTCCTTCTCGCTGCGTTCCTTCATGAGGGCGCGTACCGCCTCGAGGAACGCGTCGTTCTCTGCCGGGGTTCCCGCGGTGACCCGCAGCCAGCCCGGTACGCCGTTGTCACGGACCAGGACGCCCCGGTCGAGGATCTGCTGCCAGACCTCGTGGGCGGCCCCTTCGCCGTCGAAGCGTCCGAACTGCACAAAGTTGGCGTCGGACTCGGTGACCTCGTAGCCGATCGCCCGCAGCTCGCCGACCAGGCGGTCCCGCTCGGTCTTCAGCTGCTCGACATACCCGAGCAGCGTATCCGTGTGCTCCAGCGCGGCGAGCGCGGTGGCCTGTGTGACGGCGGACAGGTGGTACGGCAGGCGCACCAGCTGGACGGCGTCGACGACCGCCGGGTGCGCGGCCAGATAGCCCAGGCGCAGACCGGCCGCACCGAAGGCCTTGGACATGGTGCGCGAGACCACCAGGTTCGGCCGGCCCTCGATCAGCGGCAGCAGCGAGGGGCGGTGACTGAATTCGACGTACGCCTCGTCGACCACGACTATCGCCCCGGCAGTGTCGGCCCTGGCCGCCTGCGCCGCCTCGTACAGGGCGAGGACGGTGTCGGCCTCGACCGCGGTGCCCGTGGGGTTGTTGGGCGAGGTGATGAAGACGACGTCCGGCCGGTGCTCGGCGATGGCAGCCTCGGCGGCCGCCACGTCGATGGTGAAGTCCTCGCCGCGCGGCCCGGAGATCCAGCCGGTGCCGGTGCCGCGCGAGATCAGGCCGTGCATGGAGTACGAGGGCTCGAAACCGATGGCGGTACGGCCCGGTCCGGCGAAGGTCTGCAGCAGCTGCTGGATGACCTCGTTGGAGCCGTTGGCCGCCCAGACGTTGGCGAGAGCGACCTCGTAACCGGCGGTGCGGGTGAGATAGCGGGCCAGCTCGGTGCGGAGCTCGACCGCGTCCCGGTCGGGGTAGCGGTTCAGCTCGCGGGCGGCCTCGCGGACGCGGTCGGCGATGCGCTCGACCAGTGGCTCGGGCAGCGGGTAGGGGTTCTCGTTGGTGTTCAGACGTACGGGTACGTCGAGTTGGGGCGCGCCGTACGGGGACTTGCCACGCAGCTCGTCCCTGATGGGCAGGTCGTCGATGCCGAAGGTCACTTGCCGGGCACCTCCCACTCGGTGTGCCGGTCCGGTTCGCCTTCGGCGCCACGCCGGTCCAGTTCGCCTCCGGCGCTGCGCTGATCCAGCTCGCCTCCGGCGCTGCGCCGGTCCAGTTCGCCTCCGGCGAAACGCGCCTTCACGGCGGCGCCGTGCGCGGGCAGGTCCTCGGCCTCGGCGAGCGTCACCACGTGGTGCGTCACCTCGGCGAGAGCGTCTCGCGTGTAGTCCACGATGTGGATGCCGCGCAGGAACGACTGCACGGACAGGCCCGACGAGTGGCAGGCACAGCCGCCGGTCGGCAGGACATGGTTGGAGCCCGCGCAGTAGTCGCCGAGCGAGACCGGCGCCCACGGGCCGACGAAGATCGCGCCGGCGTTACGGACCCGGGCGGCGACGGCGGAGGCGTCGGCGGTCTGGATCTCCAGGTGCTCGGCACCGTACGCGTTGACGACCCGCAGGCCCTCTTCGACGCCGTCGACCAGGACGATCGCGGACTGCCTGCCGCTCAGCGCCGGGACGATCCGGTCCTCGATGTGCTTGGTGGTCGCGACCTGCGTTTCGAGCTCCCTCTCGACCGCGTCCGCCAGCTCCGTGGAGTCGGTGACCAGCACGGCGGCGGCCATCGGGTCGTGCTCGGCCTGGCTGATCAGGTCGGCGGCGACGTGCACCGGGTCGGCGGTGGAGTCGGCGAGGATCGCGATCTCGGTCGGCCCCGCCTCGGTGTCGATGCCGATCCGGCCGGTGAAGTACCGCTTGGCAGCGGCGACCCAGATATTGCCCGGCCCGGTGACCATATTGGCGGGGGCGCACTCCTCGGTGCCGTACGCGAACATCGCGACGGCCTGTGCGCCACCGGCGGCGTACACCTCGTCGACGCCGAGCAGCGCGCAGGCGGCGAGGATCGTCGGGTGCGGAAGGCCCCCGAACTCTTTCTGCGGCGGGGACGCCAGCGCGATGGAGTCGACGCCCGCCTCCTGGGCCGGAACCACGTTCATGATCACGGAGGAGGGGTAGACGGAGCGGCCGCCCGGTGCGTACAGACCGACGCGCTCGACCGGCACCCACTTCTCGGTGACGCTGCCGCCGGGGACGACCTGCGTGGTGTGCTCACGGCGGCGCTGCGCGCGGTGGACGATTCTGGCGCGCCTGATCGACTCCTCCAGAGCGGCCCTGACCTCGGGGTCGAGCTGCTCCAGTGCGTCGGCGAGAGCCTTCGCACCCACCCTCACCTGGTCCAGCTTCACACCGTCGAACTTCTCCGCGTAGTCGATCAGCGCCGCCGTGCCGCGATGATGCACGGCCTCGCAGATGGGCCGCACCTTCTCCAGGGCGGCTTCCACGTCGAACTCGGCACGGGGCAGCAGGTCGCGCAGTGCGGCACCCTCGGGGAGGGCGTCGCCACGCAGATCGATTCGTGAGATCACGGAACCAATTCTCTCAGACCGGAATCGGCCGCTGGTCTCCCGTATCACTGGCTGATACATGCCCCAGTACATGTTCATGACCACTAGCGTTCAGTCCGTCACTCAGCGGGAAGAACAGCTGTACGAGCCAAGGAAGCGGAGGAGCGGCAGTGACCGAGCCGCTGGACGACGGGGCTCCGGACGGGCTGAGCCCGACCGAGCTGCGAATGTGGAACGCATTCCGAAACGGGAGTACGCACGACCTGAGCGACGCCAATCCCCTGCTGAACGATCCCTTCTCACCGCGCCCCTGGGGCCCCGAGCGCAGTGTGCGCGCCGGCATCGTCGCCCGGCTGCTGCTCAGCGGCCCGGCCGCGCGGCCCGGCCGGGTCGCCGCGCTCAAGCTCCGCGGGGTCCAGATCACCGGGACGCTCAAGCTCGCGGGCGGCAGCATCGCCCCCTACGTCGAGCTGAACGGCTGCCGCTTCGACAGCGAAGTGCTGATGCCCGAGGCGCACTTCACCACGGTGCGCATGGTGGGCTGTGCGATCCCGCGGCTCGAGGCGGCCCGGCTGCGTACCGAGGGCGATCTGCATCTGCCGCGCTGCCGGGTGGAGCACGGCATCCGGCTCACCGACGCGCAGATCGGCACGGATCTGCTGATCAACCAGATCAATGTCAGGCCGGACCGGCGCGGCCGCGCGATCACCGCGGACGGGATGTCGGTGGCGCAGGATCTGCAGGCCGAACTGATCGAGACGTACGGCGAGTTCAGCCTGCGCGGTGCGAAGGTCGGGGTCTCGCTGAGCCTGCGCGGCAGCCGGCTGCGGGCGGCGGCGGAGCGGCGTGCCCTCAATGCCCCGCAACTGAGTGTGGAGCGGACGCTCTATATGACGGGCGCGTGGGTGAGCGAGTCCACGGGCAATCAGGGCACCACGCCCCCTTTCGGCATCGGGATCGGCAATGCGGCCACGCCGTCGCGCGGCACGCGGCTGCAGCCCTTCGAGTGCCACGGCGGGGTGCGGCTGGACGACGGGCGGTTCGGCGACGCGGTCGACCTCCACCGGGCGCGGTTCGTCCTGAGCTCGCGCGAGGAGCTGTCGCTGCGCCGGATCGCCACTCCGGAGCTGCGGTTCAACGCGGAGCGCCCGGAGGAGGGGCGCGTCGTGCTGAACGGCGCGAAGGTGGTGACGCTGATCGACATGGCGTCGAGCTGGCCGGGTCCTGGCGGGCTTGCGATGGGCGGCTTCGTGTACGAAAACCTCGTCCCGTACGAGGAGTTCCCACTCGGGCGGCGCCTGGAGTGGGTGGCGTCGGCGACCCCGGAGTACTCACCGGAGCCGTACGAACGACTGGCGACCGTGCTGCGCAACAGCGGTGAGGACGCGGACGCGCGCGAGGTGCTGCTCGCCAAGCAGCGCCGCCGCCGTGAGACGCTTCCGCTGGCCGCGAAGCTCTGGGGCTATCTCCAGGACTGGACGGTGGCGTACGGCTACCGGCCCGGCCGGGCGGCTCTGTGGATGGCGGTCCTCTGGGCGCTGGGAGCGCTCGCCTTCGCGCAGGTGGAACCGGCGCCGATCAAGGCGGACGAGCATCCGGAGTGGAATGCCGCGCTGTACGCCCTGGATCTGCTGGTGCCGGTGATCAATCTCGGCCAGGACGGCTACTGGCGGCTGGACAGCCACTGGCAGTGGGCCTCGGCCGCGCTGATCCTGCTCGGCTGGATCCTCGCGACGACGGTCGCGGCGGGCGCGTCCCGCCTGCTCAGACGCGGCTGAACCACCTGTCGTACGACCTCTTTCTTTACGCTCTCTTGGCTTTTGCCAGGACAACCATTCTGCCGCTACGAAAGCTTCACAGCTGTCCTCTGGCGCGTCTTCGAGCCGCAGCTTTCAATGGTCCACACCATGCCATTGCTCCGCGCCATGATCCGCACCGCGCGCATGATCCGTCATACGCCGCAGCTCGCCGACGGCTTGCCGCCGGACACCGCGGTGCTGCTCGACGCCCCCGACGGACGGCTGGGCCCGGCGCTGGTCGCGGCCGCGCTCGGTGAGTACGAACCGGCCGCCAAGCTGCTCGCGATCACGCGCGAGGGGGCCGAGTGGGAGAACCGCGACCGGTACGTCACACGCCTCGCGGCCTTTGCGCTGAACCGCGACGAGTGGCTGACGAGCTGGCTCGCCGCGGCGCCCCGCGACCCCGACGCGCTGGTCCTCAAGGCCGAACTCGCCGTCCGCAGGGCCTGGGAGTCGCCCGCACGCGCCGAGCAGCTGCGGGAGATCGGGCCGCTGATCGACGCGGCGGCGGACGGCGATGCGAACGACCCGGTGCCGTGGCGCATCTCGCTGGACCACGCGCGCGGTACGCATGCCACGCACACGGCCTTCGAGTCGCTCTGGGAGCAGGCGGTGCGCCGCTCCTCCCACCACTACGGCTGCCATGTCGCGGCGCTGCAGTACCTGTCTGCCCAGTGGTACGGCTCGCACCGCGAGTGCTTCGACTTCGCCGAGCAGGCGGCGGCGGACGCGCTGCCGGGCTCACTGGTGCAGGCGCTGCCGGTGCGCGCGGCCTTCACGCAGCTGCTGACCGGCGAGACCACCTCCGTACAGGACGACCGGATCGACGCGGCGGCGGATCTCGCGATCGCGCTCTCGACGGACTACGCGGCCGGGGACCCATGGCCGGCCGAGGTACGCAATCTGCTGGT
This window contains:
- a CDS encoding histidinol-phosphate transaminase, translated to MTFGIDDLPIRDELRGKSPYGAPQLDVPVRLNTNENPYPLPEPLVERIADRVREAARELNRYPDRDAVELRTELARYLTRTAGYEVALANVWAANGSNEVIQQLLQTFAGPGRTAIGFEPSYSMHGLISRGTGTGWISGPRGEDFTIDVAAAEAAIAEHRPDVVFITSPNNPTGTAVEADTVLALYEAAQAARADTAGAIVVVDEAYVEFSHRPSLLPLIEGRPNLVVSRTMSKAFGAAGLRLGYLAAHPAVVDAVQLVRLPYHLSAVTQATALAALEHTDTLLGYVEQLKTERDRLVGELRAIGYEVTESDANFVQFGRFDGEGAAHEVWQQILDRGVLVRDNGVPGWLRVTAGTPAENDAFLEAVRALMKERSEKEQSA
- a CDS encoding oxidoreductase; this encodes MTEPLDDGAPDGLSPTELRMWNAFRNGSTHDLSDANPLLNDPFSPRPWGPERSVRAGIVARLLLSGPAARPGRVAALKLRGVQITGTLKLAGGSIAPYVELNGCRFDSEVLMPEAHFTTVRMVGCAIPRLEAARLRTEGDLHLPRCRVEHGIRLTDAQIGTDLLINQINVRPDRRGRAITADGMSVAQDLQAELIETYGEFSLRGAKVGVSLSLRGSRLRAAAERRALNAPQLSVERTLYMTGAWVSESTGNQGTTPPFGIGIGNAATPSRGTRLQPFECHGGVRLDDGRFGDAVDLHRARFVLSSREELSLRRIATPELRFNAERPEEGRVVLNGAKVVTLIDMASSWPGPGGLAMGGFVYENLVPYEEFPLGRRLEWVASATPEYSPEPYERLATVLRNSGEDADAREVLLAKQRRRRETLPLAAKLWGYLQDWTVAYGYRPGRAALWMAVLWALGALAFAQVEPAPIKADEHPEWNAALYALDLLVPVINLGQDGYWRLDSHWQWASAALILLGWILATTVAAGASRLLRRG